The following are encoded in a window of Cucurbita pepo subsp. pepo cultivar mu-cu-16 chromosome LG12, ASM280686v2, whole genome shotgun sequence genomic DNA:
- the LOC111806628 gene encoding COP1-interacting protein 7-like isoform X3 — protein MKSSTRLDSATFQLTPTRTRCDLILSANGKSEKIASGLLNPFLAHLKTAQEQMARGGYSIILEPDPRSDRTWFTKGTMERFVRFVSTPEILERVYTIESEILQIEEAIVIQGNSDMGPNVVDDKQGKPTKPTESATEGSKINGASKPLLDGNEEKAIVLYKPDAKSLEANGHMMSEENSKAQLLKVLETRKTMLQKEQGMAFARAVAAGFDIDRLSPLISFANSFGASRLMDACIKFKELWKRKHESGQWLEIEAAEALSSRADFSPSMNASGIILTNMTDKQTESREALSESQSEPSPTNKGNASADGNTRTPMMYQSPPGHQEYLQGQYPHHVYPPWPINSPPGALPVFQGYPMQGMPYYQNYAGSSPFFHPHYPVTEDSRPGDGKKMGGKRHSMDSGDNSMEPEAWESNASETRTPDDAESEQEASEDLRKAGRSGKKKSSVVVIRNINYIASKRHNSSGSETDSRSDSESGEDGDSQAINPEIKHKKSPRSSRSKGKHLNFGDQSNTSAKTVSPEADGHWQAFQNLLLRDADGDKHHADQSLFTLERETKQKRQQNKVGDDPLIAQGWNKNEIRENGATDIDRVGGRINRMSRASNDELLTSRGDSLSGDGHLNVQATELDGGRNGYRRPGSDDFIVYGQKGQTHSNAYSDPLAAGGFDNTKMSYDKSSSNNLDGDSYIVTLRSTSMDAVGKEGRSAVDMDSEFPSSNRKAENLSNRVADYEPDVLNLVPKRETENEPAGYDPASEYEMQVHAGRVPAVNKKKEMVTDVKQGTKRLDNDRKPKVTPDRKTGGPIRKGKPSKLSPLDEARARAEKLRSYKADLQKLKKEKEEEAIKRIETLKLERQKRIAARGNNSNTAAQSSLPSQQTRKLLPTKMSPSSQKGSKFSDSDPGPSSPLQRFSIRTASIGSNDSNSAAKPSRLNGINHSAGNRLSQSVPSLNKLKKENSEATHDKKVSMARIRRLSEPKMSISNHSSSFKTRSTEPALKAKLTNETESKKKISNETDSKKKVSNETDSKKKISAIMNLDKSKAATLPELKIRTPKGPGATIGNSLAKEMTQSVNCSSVSDVACASMEKITAKVSHHNELDDNPVVEKTVVMLECEKPSIRTGPVSQDNLCDRRTYSKHKMEGKTDIPSEYSATNALNPQIKVSGVNREPIKRQSQGQLSSREVTVNGADQEAQNFSSPTTTEKLYKAPHARVSSFEDPCTRISEHGKATPSNLESAASGTETAKAYVPDHGNALLEKIPEALEKPEAKKSSKGLRLFLKFGRKNQSPATDEHNDESDNTSATGSEANDVGTNTTPHNEAVPTLKNLISQDETPTASKTQKSSRAFSLLSPFRSKNSEKRTA, from the exons ATGAAGTCTTCGACTAGGCTTGATTCGGCTACTTTTCAGCTCACACCTACTCGAACCAG GTGTGATTTGATTCTATCTGCGAATGGAAAGTCTGAGAAGATAGCTTCGGGTTTGTTGAATCCTTTTCTTGCCCATTTGAAGACTGCACAAGAACAGATGGCCAGAGGTGGTTATTCCATTATTCTTGAGCCAGACCCTCGCAGTGATAGAACATGGTTCACAAAGGGTACCATGGAAAG GTTTGTCCGATTTGTAAGCACCCCTGAAATCTTGGAACGGGTGTACACTATTGAATCAGAGATCTTACAAATTGAGGAGGCAATCGTGATTCAGGGCAACAGTGACATGGGACCAAATGTT GTAGATGACAAGCAAGGAAAGCCTACAAAGCCTACCGAAAGCGCCACCGAAGGTTCTAAAATCAATGGAG CAAGCAAGCCTCTTCTGGATGGTAATGAGGAGAAAGCCATTGTTCTATACAAG CCTGATGCAAAATCATTGGAGGCCAATGGACATATGATGTCAGAGGAGAACTCAAA AGCCCAGCTTCTTAAAGTCTTGGAGACACGCAAAACTATGCTGCAAAAGGAGCAAGGAATGGCTTTTGCTCGAGCTGTTGCTGCTGGTTTTGACATTGATCGGTTGTCACCCTTGATATCATTTGCCAACAGCTTTGGAGCCTCACGATTGAT GGATGCATgcataaaattcaaagaacTGTGGAAAAGAAAGCATGAAAGTGGCCAATGGCTCGAAATTGAAGCAGCAGAAGCACTGTCCAGCCGAGCAGACTTTTCCCCTTCCATGAATGCATCAGGCATTATACTTACAAATATGACTGACAAGCAGACAGAATCTAGAGAAGCATTGTCTGAATCTCAAAGCGAACCATCTCCGACAAATAAGGGGAATGCAAGTGCAG ATGGAAATACACGGACACCTATGATGTACCAGTCACCACCAGGCCACCAGGAGTATCTTCAAGGGCAGTATCCTCATCATGTCTACCCTCCCTGGCCCATCAATTCTCCTCCAGGTGCATTACCTGTCTTTCAAGGATACCCCATGCAAGGAATGCCTTACTATCAGAACTATGCAGGGAGTAGCCCATTCTTTCATCCACATTATCCAGTAACAGAGGATTCTCGCCCGGGTGATGGTAAAAAAATGGGAGGCAAACGGCACTCCATGGATAGTGGAGATAACTCGATGGAACCAGAGGCCTGGGAGTCGAATGCTTCAGAAACAAGAACACCAGATGATGCAGAATCAGAGCAAGAAGCTTCAGAAGATCTAAGAAAAGCTGGTCGATCAGGTAAAAAGAAGTCGAGTGTGGTTGTCATCCGCAACATCAACTACATTGCATCGAAGAGGCACAACTCATCAGGCAGTGAAACAGATTCACGGTCTGATAGTGAAAGTGGTGAAGATGGAGATTCACAGGCTATTAATCCGGAAATTAAACACAAGAAATCACCTAGATCGTCAAGGAGCAAAGGAAAACATCTAAATTTTGGAGATCAATCAAATACTTCTGCAAAAACTGTTTCACCAGAAGCAGATGGACATTGGCAGGCATTCCAAAACCTTTTACTTCGGGATGCTGATGGGGATAAACATCATGCTGATCAAAGCCTGTTTACCTTGGAAAGGGAGACGAAGCAGAAAAggcaacaaaataaagttggtGATGATCCATTGATTGCTCAAGGAtggaacaaaaatgaaatccGAGAAAATGGTGCTACAGACATTGATCGAGTTGGTGGAAGAATCAACCGCATGTCAAGGGCATCAAATGATGAATTATTAACTTCCAGAGGAGATAGTCTATCTGGAGATGGTCATTTGAACGTGCAGGCTACAGAACTagatggaggaagaaatggCTACAGGAGGCCTGGTAGTGATGATTTTATAGTTTATGGACAAAAAGGTCAAACTCATTCTAACGCTTACTCGGATCCATTAGCTGCAGGTGGCTTTGATAATACAAAAATGAGTTATGATAAAAGTTCGTCAAATAATTTGGATGGTGATTCTTACATAGTTACATTAAGATCGACATCAATGGATGCAGTAGGAAAGGAAGGTAGAAGTGCTGTTGACATGGATTCTGAGTTTCCATCTTCAAATCGTAAGGCAGAAAACTTGTCCAATAGAGTTGCTGACTACGAGCCAGATGTACTGAATCTGGTGCCAAAGCGTGAAACAGAAAACGAACCTGCTGGCTATGATCCTGCTTCAGAATATGAAATGCAAGTCCATGCTGGACGTGTACCAGCTGTGaataaaaagaaggaaatggTGACTGATGTTAAACAAGGGACTAAAAGGTTGGACAATGATCGAAAGCCAAAAGTTACTCCTGACAGAAAAACTGGGGGGCCAATAAGGAAGGGAAAGCCATCTAAGTTGAGTCCTTTAGATGAAGCACGAGCACGTGCTGAAAAGCTAAGAAGTTATAAAGCTGATCTccagaaattgaagaaggagaag GAGGAGGAGGcaataaaaagaatagaaacTTTAAAGCTAGAGAGGCAGAAGAGAATTGCAGCAAGAGGTAACAACAGCAATACTGCTGCTCAGTCATCATTGCCCTCTCAACAAACTAGAAAGCTCCTGCCAACAAAAATGTCACCGAGCTCTCAGAAAGGGTCAAAATTTAGTGATTCAGATCCAGGACCATCATCTCCTCTGCAAAGGTTCTCCATCAGAACGGCTTCAATTGGTTCCAATGATTCCAACAGTGCTGCAAAACCCAGCAGATTGAATGGTATAAATCACTCAGCTGGAAACCGGTTAAGTCAATCTGTACCttcattaaataaactaaagaaAGAGAACAGTGAGGCTACACATGATAAAAAAGTATCCATGGCTCGAATTAGAAGATTATCAGAGCCCAAAATGAGTATCAGCaatcattcttcttctttcaagaCGCGGAGCACTGAGCCAGCTTTGAAGGCAAAACTAACAAATGAGACTGAGAGCAAAAAGAAGATATCTAATGAGACTGACAGCAAAAAGAAGGTATCTA ATGAGACTGATAGCAAAAAGAAGATATCTGCTATAATGAATTTGGATAAGAGCAAGGCTGCAACTCTTCCGGAACTTAAAATTAGAACGCCCAAGGGACCTGGTGCTACAATTGGCAACTCATTAGCAAAAGAAATGACGCAGAGCGTTAATTGTTCTTCAGTTTCTGATGTTGCTTGTGCTTCCATGGAAAAAATCACTGCCAAAGTCTCACATCATAATGAACTGGATGACAACCCTGTTGTTGAGAAGACTGTTGTAATGCTTGAATGTGAGAAGCCCTCCATCCGTACAGGTCCTGTTTCTCAAGACAATCTTTGCGACCGAAGGACATATAGCAAGCACAAAATGGAGGGAAAAACTGATATCCCATCAGAATATTCTGCCACCAATGCTCTTAATCCCCAAATTAAAGTGTCCGGTGTTAATAGAGAACCCATCAAGCGCCAATCACAGGGTCAGTTGAGTTCTCGTGAG GTGACGGTGAATGGTGCAGATCAGGAAGCACAAAACTTCTCATCTCCTACTACGACCGAAAAATTGTATAAAGCTCCACATGCTCGAGTTTCGTCTTTTGAAGATCCTTGCACACGCATTTCGGAGCATGGAAAAGCAACCCCATCAAATTTGGAGAGTGCAGCATCAGGCACTGAAACGGCTAAAGCTTATGTTCCTGATCATGGAAACGCACTATTGGAAAAGATTCCTGAAGCATTAGAGAAACCCGAGGCAAAAAAATCATCTAAAGGACTTAGACTGTTTCTGAAGTTTGGAAGAAAGAATCAAAGCCCAGCTACAGATGAGCATAATGATGAATCAGATAATACCAGCGCAACTGGTTCTGAAGCCAATGATGTTGGGACAAATACCACTCCGCACAATGAAg CAGTTCCTACATTGAAAAATCTGATTTCTCAAGATGAAACCCCCACTGCCAGCAAAACTCAGAAGT CTTCTCGTGCATTTTCCTTGCTATCACCTTTCCGAAGCAAGAACAGTGAAAAGAGAACTGCATAA
- the LOC111806628 gene encoding COP1-interacting protein 7-like isoform X2, whose protein sequence is MKSSTRLDSATFQLTPTRTRCDLILSANGKSEKIASGLLNPFLAHLKTAQEQMARGGYSIILEPDPRSDRTWFTKGTMERFVRFVSTPEILERVYTIESEILQIEEAIVIQGNSDMGPNVVDDKQGKPTKPTESATEGSKINGASKPLLDGNEEKAIVLYKPDAKSLEANGHMMSEENSKAQLLKVLETRKTMLQKEQGMAFARAVAAGFDIDRLSPLISFANSFGASRLMDACIKFKELWKRKHESGQWLEIEAAEALSSRADFSPSMNASGIILTNMTDKQTESREALSESQSEPSPTNKGNASADGNTRTPMMYQSPPGHQEYLQGQYPHHVYPPWPINSPPGALPVFQGYPMQGMPYYQNYAGSSPFFHPHYPVTEDSRPGDGKKMGGKRHSMDSGDNSMEPEAWESNASETRTPDDAESEQEASEDLRKAGRSGKKKSSVVVIRNINYIASKRHNSSGSETDSRSDSESGEDGDSQAINPEIKHKKSPRSSRSKGKHLNFGDQSNTSAKTVSPEADGHWQAFQNLLLRDADGDKHHADQSLFTLERETKQKRQQNKVGDDPLIAQGWNKNEIRENGATDIDRVGGRINRMSRASNDELLTSRGDSLSGDGHLNVQATELDGGRNGYRRPGSDDFIVYGQKGQTHSNAYSDPLAAGGFDNTKMSYDKSSSNNLDGDSYIVTLRSTSMDAVGKEGRSAVDMDSEFPSSNRKAENLSNRVADYEPDVLNLVPKRETENEPAGYDPASEYEMQVHAGRVPAVNKKKEMVTDVKQGTKRLDNDRKPKVTPDRKTGGPIRKGKPSKLSPLDEARARAEKLRSYKADLQKLKKEKEEEAIKRIETLKLERQKRIAARGNNSNTAAQSSLPSQQTRKLLPTKMSPSSQKGSKFSDSDPGPSSPLQRFSIRTASIGSNDSNSAAKPSRLNGINHSAGNRLSQSVPSLNKLKKENSEATHDKKVSMARIRRLSEPKMSISNHSSSFKTRSTEPALKAKLTNETESKKKISNETDSKKKVSNENDSKRKISNETDSKKKVNETDSKKKISAIMNLDKSKAATLPELKIRTPKGPGATIGNSLAKEMTQSVNCSSVSDVACASMEKITAKVSHHNELDDNPVVEKTVVMLECEKPSIRTGPVSQDNLCDRRTYSKHKMEGKTDIPSEYSATNALNPQIKVSGVNREPIKRQSQGQLSSREVTVNGADQEAQNFSSPTTTEKLYKAPHARVSSFEDPCTRISEHGKATPSNLESAASGTETAKAYVPDHGNALLEKIPEALEKPEAKKSSKGLRLFLKFGRKNQSPATDEHNDESDNTSATGSEANDVGTNTTPHNEVPTLKNLISQDETPTASKTQKSSRAFSLLSPFRSKNSEKRTA, encoded by the exons ATGAAGTCTTCGACTAGGCTTGATTCGGCTACTTTTCAGCTCACACCTACTCGAACCAG GTGTGATTTGATTCTATCTGCGAATGGAAAGTCTGAGAAGATAGCTTCGGGTTTGTTGAATCCTTTTCTTGCCCATTTGAAGACTGCACAAGAACAGATGGCCAGAGGTGGTTATTCCATTATTCTTGAGCCAGACCCTCGCAGTGATAGAACATGGTTCACAAAGGGTACCATGGAAAG GTTTGTCCGATTTGTAAGCACCCCTGAAATCTTGGAACGGGTGTACACTATTGAATCAGAGATCTTACAAATTGAGGAGGCAATCGTGATTCAGGGCAACAGTGACATGGGACCAAATGTT GTAGATGACAAGCAAGGAAAGCCTACAAAGCCTACCGAAAGCGCCACCGAAGGTTCTAAAATCAATGGAG CAAGCAAGCCTCTTCTGGATGGTAATGAGGAGAAAGCCATTGTTCTATACAAG CCTGATGCAAAATCATTGGAGGCCAATGGACATATGATGTCAGAGGAGAACTCAAA AGCCCAGCTTCTTAAAGTCTTGGAGACACGCAAAACTATGCTGCAAAAGGAGCAAGGAATGGCTTTTGCTCGAGCTGTTGCTGCTGGTTTTGACATTGATCGGTTGTCACCCTTGATATCATTTGCCAACAGCTTTGGAGCCTCACGATTGAT GGATGCATgcataaaattcaaagaacTGTGGAAAAGAAAGCATGAAAGTGGCCAATGGCTCGAAATTGAAGCAGCAGAAGCACTGTCCAGCCGAGCAGACTTTTCCCCTTCCATGAATGCATCAGGCATTATACTTACAAATATGACTGACAAGCAGACAGAATCTAGAGAAGCATTGTCTGAATCTCAAAGCGAACCATCTCCGACAAATAAGGGGAATGCAAGTGCAG ATGGAAATACACGGACACCTATGATGTACCAGTCACCACCAGGCCACCAGGAGTATCTTCAAGGGCAGTATCCTCATCATGTCTACCCTCCCTGGCCCATCAATTCTCCTCCAGGTGCATTACCTGTCTTTCAAGGATACCCCATGCAAGGAATGCCTTACTATCAGAACTATGCAGGGAGTAGCCCATTCTTTCATCCACATTATCCAGTAACAGAGGATTCTCGCCCGGGTGATGGTAAAAAAATGGGAGGCAAACGGCACTCCATGGATAGTGGAGATAACTCGATGGAACCAGAGGCCTGGGAGTCGAATGCTTCAGAAACAAGAACACCAGATGATGCAGAATCAGAGCAAGAAGCTTCAGAAGATCTAAGAAAAGCTGGTCGATCAGGTAAAAAGAAGTCGAGTGTGGTTGTCATCCGCAACATCAACTACATTGCATCGAAGAGGCACAACTCATCAGGCAGTGAAACAGATTCACGGTCTGATAGTGAAAGTGGTGAAGATGGAGATTCACAGGCTATTAATCCGGAAATTAAACACAAGAAATCACCTAGATCGTCAAGGAGCAAAGGAAAACATCTAAATTTTGGAGATCAATCAAATACTTCTGCAAAAACTGTTTCACCAGAAGCAGATGGACATTGGCAGGCATTCCAAAACCTTTTACTTCGGGATGCTGATGGGGATAAACATCATGCTGATCAAAGCCTGTTTACCTTGGAAAGGGAGACGAAGCAGAAAAggcaacaaaataaagttggtGATGATCCATTGATTGCTCAAGGAtggaacaaaaatgaaatccGAGAAAATGGTGCTACAGACATTGATCGAGTTGGTGGAAGAATCAACCGCATGTCAAGGGCATCAAATGATGAATTATTAACTTCCAGAGGAGATAGTCTATCTGGAGATGGTCATTTGAACGTGCAGGCTACAGAACTagatggaggaagaaatggCTACAGGAGGCCTGGTAGTGATGATTTTATAGTTTATGGACAAAAAGGTCAAACTCATTCTAACGCTTACTCGGATCCATTAGCTGCAGGTGGCTTTGATAATACAAAAATGAGTTATGATAAAAGTTCGTCAAATAATTTGGATGGTGATTCTTACATAGTTACATTAAGATCGACATCAATGGATGCAGTAGGAAAGGAAGGTAGAAGTGCTGTTGACATGGATTCTGAGTTTCCATCTTCAAATCGTAAGGCAGAAAACTTGTCCAATAGAGTTGCTGACTACGAGCCAGATGTACTGAATCTGGTGCCAAAGCGTGAAACAGAAAACGAACCTGCTGGCTATGATCCTGCTTCAGAATATGAAATGCAAGTCCATGCTGGACGTGTACCAGCTGTGaataaaaagaaggaaatggTGACTGATGTTAAACAAGGGACTAAAAGGTTGGACAATGATCGAAAGCCAAAAGTTACTCCTGACAGAAAAACTGGGGGGCCAATAAGGAAGGGAAAGCCATCTAAGTTGAGTCCTTTAGATGAAGCACGAGCACGTGCTGAAAAGCTAAGAAGTTATAAAGCTGATCTccagaaattgaagaaggagaag GAGGAGGAGGcaataaaaagaatagaaacTTTAAAGCTAGAGAGGCAGAAGAGAATTGCAGCAAGAGGTAACAACAGCAATACTGCTGCTCAGTCATCATTGCCCTCTCAACAAACTAGAAAGCTCCTGCCAACAAAAATGTCACCGAGCTCTCAGAAAGGGTCAAAATTTAGTGATTCAGATCCAGGACCATCATCTCCTCTGCAAAGGTTCTCCATCAGAACGGCTTCAATTGGTTCCAATGATTCCAACAGTGCTGCAAAACCCAGCAGATTGAATGGTATAAATCACTCAGCTGGAAACCGGTTAAGTCAATCTGTACCttcattaaataaactaaagaaAGAGAACAGTGAGGCTACACATGATAAAAAAGTATCCATGGCTCGAATTAGAAGATTATCAGAGCCCAAAATGAGTATCAGCaatcattcttcttctttcaagaCGCGGAGCACTGAGCCAGCTTTGAAGGCAAAACTAACAAATGAGACTGAGAGCAAAAAGAAGATATCTAATGAGACTGACAGCAAAAAGAAGGTATCTAATGAGAATGATAGCAAAAGGAAGATATCTAATGAGACTGACAGCAAAAAGAAGGTAAATGAGACTGATAGCAAAAAGAAGATATCTGCTATAATGAATTTGGATAAGAGCAAGGCTGCAACTCTTCCGGAACTTAAAATTAGAACGCCCAAGGGACCTGGTGCTACAATTGGCAACTCATTAGCAAAAGAAATGACGCAGAGCGTTAATTGTTCTTCAGTTTCTGATGTTGCTTGTGCTTCCATGGAAAAAATCACTGCCAAAGTCTCACATCATAATGAACTGGATGACAACCCTGTTGTTGAGAAGACTGTTGTAATGCTTGAATGTGAGAAGCCCTCCATCCGTACAGGTCCTGTTTCTCAAGACAATCTTTGCGACCGAAGGACATATAGCAAGCACAAAATGGAGGGAAAAACTGATATCCCATCAGAATATTCTGCCACCAATGCTCTTAATCCCCAAATTAAAGTGTCCGGTGTTAATAGAGAACCCATCAAGCGCCAATCACAGGGTCAGTTGAGTTCTCGTGAG GTGACGGTGAATGGTGCAGATCAGGAAGCACAAAACTTCTCATCTCCTACTACGACCGAAAAATTGTATAAAGCTCCACATGCTCGAGTTTCGTCTTTTGAAGATCCTTGCACACGCATTTCGGAGCATGGAAAAGCAACCCCATCAAATTTGGAGAGTGCAGCATCAGGCACTGAAACGGCTAAAGCTTATGTTCCTGATCATGGAAACGCACTATTGGAAAAGATTCCTGAAGCATTAGAGAAACCCGAGGCAAAAAAATCATCTAAAGGACTTAGACTGTTTCTGAAGTTTGGAAGAAAGAATCAAAGCCCAGCTACAGATGAGCATAATGATGAATCAGATAATACCAGCGCAACTGGTTCTGAAGCCAATGATGTTGGGACAAATACCACTCCGCACAATGAAg TTCCTACATTGAAAAATCTGATTTCTCAAGATGAAACCCCCACTGCCAGCAAAACTCAGAAGT CTTCTCGTGCATTTTCCTTGCTATCACCTTTCCGAAGCAAGAACAGTGAAAAGAGAACTGCATAA